Genomic DNA from Nitrospirota bacterium:
AAAGGACTGACTCTGGCCTATCTGGGTGACGGCAACAACGTTGCCAATTCGCTGCTGGAGGGGACGTCCAAGGTCGGGATGAATATCAAAGTGGCTTCACCGAAAGGGTATCAACCGAAGGAATCGATCGTGGCGGAAGCCAAAGCGCTTGCCGCAAAGAACGGAAGCCGTGTCGAAATCATGACGGATCCCAAGGAAGCGGTCAGGAAAGCAGATGTCATTTACACCGATGTCTGGGTCAGTATGGGGCAGGAGCTTGAAAAGAAGGGGTTTAAAGAAATTTTCAAACCTTATCAATTAAACAGCGAAATGCTGAAACTGGCCGATCCGCAAGCACTGGTCATGCATTGCCTCCCGGCACACCGTGGCGAGGAGATTACCGATGAGGTGATCGAGAGTAAGAGCTCCGTCATTTTCCAGCAGGCCGAGAACAGGCTCCATATTCAGAAAGCGTTGCTGGAAATGTTACTCAAAAAGCCTGGAAAGTCCTCTTCAAGCCGTAAATAAAATCTCGAGAAAGGAAATTATGGGCAAATCCGACGCAAAGAAAGTCGTCCTGGCTTATTCTGGCGGCCTGGACACCTCGGTGATTATTACCTGGTTGAAAGAAAATTATCGATGTCGGGTGATTGCCTTTTGCGCTGATCTTGGACAGGAAGAGAATCTCTCCGAAGTACGAGCTAAAGCGATCAAAACAGGGGCGGATAAGGTCTACGTCGAGGATCTCCGGGAAGAGTTTGTCAGGGATTTCGTTTTCCCCATGCTGAGAGCGGAAGCGATTTATGAAGGAGAGTACCTGTTAGGAACTTCTATTGCACGTCCGTTAATCGCAAAAAAGCAGATCGATATTGCCCGGAAAGAGAAAGCGGATGCGGTGGCCCATGGTGCAACCGGCAAAGGGAATGATCAGGTTCGATTTGAATTGACCTATTTTTCCCTTATGCCATCGGTGAAAATTATTGCTCCCTGGAGGGAGTGGGCATTTCGATCGAGGGGGGACTTAATAGATTATGCAAAGGAGAACCAGATTCCGGTTACGGCTTCGCGCTCCAAACCGTATAGTATTGACCGAAATCTTTTTCATACCAGCTATGAAGGAGGGATTTTAGAAGATCCCTGGAAGGAGCCTCCTTCCGAAATGTTCCAGATGACGCTTTCCCCCGAGAAGGCACCACAGAAGCCGCAGATTCTCGAAATCGGCTACGAAGGGGGAAATCCGGTGGCTCTGGACGGGGAACAGTATTCACCCGCAAACCTTCTTAGCCGGCTTAACCGGATTGGAGGAAGACATGGCATCGGTCGGGTGGACCTGGTTGAAAACCGTTATGTTGGAATGAAATCCCGCGGCGTCTATGAGACCCCGGGTGGAACGATCCTTCACAAGGCACACAGGGCCCTTGAATCAATTACCCTGGACCGGGAAGTGCTGCACCTGAGAGATTCGTGGATCCCGCGGTATGCGGAACTGGTCTATTACGGTTATTGGTATTCACCGGAACGAAAAATGCTTCAAGTCGCGATCGATCAATCCCAGGAACGGGTAACCGGAATTGTTCGGTTGAAACTTTATAAAGGAAATTGTCTGGTCATGGGGAGAAAATCAAAGAATTCCCTCTATCAACATTCTCTGGCAACGTTTGACCAGGAAGACGTTTATAACCAGAAGGATGCAGAGGGCTTCATCAAACTGAACGCGCTGCGGCTGAAATTGCAATCGAGAAAATTCTAAATGGCGGTAAAAAAAGAGAGTCATAATAAAAAACTATGGGGGGGCCGTTTTTCTGAAACGACCCGATTGAATGTCGAAAAATTTACCTCTTCCATTCATTTCGATAAAAGACTTGCGCGTTTCGACATTGAAGGGAGCATTGCCCATTGCAAGACGCTTCATCGCGCCGGAATCCTTTCAAGATCGGAATCGGCCAAAATGATTCAGGGGCTGGAAACCATTCAAATTGATATTGAAAAAGGAAAGTTCAAGTTTTTGGAATCGGCCGAAGATATTCATATGAATATCGAATTAAGGTTAATCGAAAAAATCGGGCCTGTCGGAGGAAAACTTCATACGGGGCGAAGCAGGAATGATCAGGTTGTGTTGGACCTCAGGCTCTATTTAAGAAGCGAAGCGGAGGAAATCCTGGGACTTTTGAATCACTTGCAAAAAGTAATGATTCTTCTGGCTCAAAAGCATCTCGAAGCCGTTATGCCCGGATACACGCACCTTCAGAAGGCACAGCCAGTCCTCTTTTCACATCATATTCTTGCTTATTACGAAATGTTCGAGCGGGATAAGGAGCGAATGGGAGATCTATTAAGAAGAGTGAATGTGATGCCGCTTGGATCGGGAGCGCTGGCGGGTTCCGGATTCCCCCTGGATCGCGAATATACCGCCCGCTTGCTCTCGTTTCCGTCAGTCAGCCAAAACAGCCTTGATGCCGTCAGCGACCGCGACTTTGTTATTGAATTTCATTCCTTTGCTTCAATCTGTATGATGCATCTATCGCGTCTTAGCGAAGAGCTCGTCCTCTGGTCGTCTTCCGAATTTGGTTTCGTGGAACTGCCGGATGGTTTCTGCACGGGAAGCAGTATGATGCCGCAAAAGAAAAATCCCGATGTTCCCGAACTGATCCGTGGAAAGACAGGACATGTTTACGGAAATCTGGTTTCGGCTTTAACCCTGATGAAGGGGCTTCCCCTTTCGTATAATCGCGATCTTCAGGAAGATAAAGTACCCCTTTTCCAGACCCTGGATCTAATAAAGCCTGTTTTGGCTTTAACTGCCGAACTCCTTTCCGGATTGAAAGTGAATCGTTTGGCTCTTCTGGAGGGAACGAAGTCGGGTTTTCTGCTGGCAACCGATATTGCGGATTACCTGGTAGGCCAGGGAGTCCCTTTTCGCATTGCGCACGAAATTACAGGGAAAATCGTTCGATACTGCATGGAATGCGGAAAAAGTCTGGAAGAACTCACGATCCAGGAATATTGGAAATTTTCCAGACGATTTAATAACGACATTATCGATCTGACTCTAAATTCTTCTCTTGCCAAGAGAGATGTGATTGGCGGGACTGCGAAATCCCGGGTTGTCCAACGGCTGAATCAGCTGAAAAAACGGCATCGAATAGCGGATTGAGGTGAAATTGAAACAGGTTCTGTTTCTGATGGTGCTGATCATATTTTTAAATGGATGTGGAAAGAAGGGAGATCCGATACCGCCTGGAAATCGCTCGCATATGGATTTACAATCTGTCGGAAAAGGCTGGATTTAGAGGGGATAATGGACATTTTTCATGACGTGACAAATCAGCTTTATTGTGAAGAGGTTCCGGTATCTAAAATAGCGTTCGAAGTGGGAACACCGTTCTATCTTTACAGTTACCGATCTTTGACCAGCCAATTTAAGGCTTACGATGCCGCTTTCCAGGATATTCCCCACCTGATCTGCTATGCCGTCAAGGCCAACTCCAACCTGGCGATATTAAAGACTTTCGGAAAGATGGGCGGCGGAGCGGATATCGTTTCAGGAGGAGAACTGTTCAGGTCACTTCGTGCAGGAATCCCTTCTGAAAAGATTGTTTTTGCAGGCGTGGGAAAAATGCGGGGCGAGATTGCGTCCGCGCTTCGGACCGGAATATACCTGATGAATGTGGAGTCTTTTCAGGAACTTCAGCTCATCGATGAGGTCGCAAAATCCGAAAGAAAGACCGCTCCGGTTGCCATTCGAGTTAATCCCAGCATCGACCCAATGACCCATCCTTATATTTCAACCGGAATGAAGGAGAGCAAATTTGGAATTGATATGGAAGAAGCCCTGGAAGTGTATTTGGAAGCCAAATCCCTGACCCATGTCAAAATGATCGGAGTGCATCAGCATATCGGGTCCCAATTGACCGAATTGGCCCCTTTTGTTGAAGCGATTAAAAAAGTGGCAGAGTTTATTCAAAAGGTAAGATCCCATGACATCCACATTTCGGTTCTCGATATCGGGGGTGGTTTGGGAATTCCCTATGAGGGAGAATCCGCTCCGAGCCCTTCTGAAATGGCGGCTGCCATTATTCCAATATTGAAGCCGCTCGGTTGCCGGATTATTCTGGAGCCGGGGCGGTCCCTTGTCGGAAAAAGTGGTTCTTTGATCTCCCGGGTCCTATATACTAAAACTTCTTCCGACAGATCGTTCGTCGTAGTCGACGCGGGAATGTCTGAACTCATCCGTCCCTCGTTGTATCAGGCCTATCATGAGATCCGTCCTCTCGTTCAGGCAGACCGGCCTTTTAAAAAAGTGGACGTGGTAGGACCGGTTTGCGAATCGGGTGATTTCTTTGCGAAAGAACGGGAGATGGGAGAGCTTTATCCGGGTGAATATCTGGCGATTATGGATGCCGGAGCCTACGGATTTTCCATGTCGTCTCATTATAATTCCCGGCCGAATGTCCCCGAAGTCCTGGTGAATGGGTCCCATTTTTCCGTGATCCGCGAGAGAGAGGACTTTGAGGATCTGGTGCGGCGGGAAAAAATCCCTCCTTTTTTAACCTGATCATCGATAAGAGCCTATCTGCGGCGTTCTCGTCGCTCGGTAATGCTCACGTACTAACTCTGTACGCTCCGCTTACCTCGCTTCTGCGGCCTTGCAGATAGACCCCTCTCAATGATCAGCCTTTTCAAGCGGTTTTCCATTCATTCAGGTGAAATAGACAAAATTGACTGAAGAAGAGAGTGTTTTAACTAAACCAAAGAAGGAGAAAGTCTTTTTCCTGATCCTGATTATCGTCTCGGGAATCGCGGTTTTTTCCTTATTGTTTTTGGCTTTTGAGGGTGATAAAGTGACTATTTATACCATTGAAAAATATGTGTTAGATCGGGAAGTCTTTGAGAAGGCGTTTCTACCCGAGGTGGATTCGGATGAGAGAAAAAAAATCCTTTCCGATCTTCACCACTTTTTTAATTCCGCCAAAAGGGGTCTTGAATCGAAAGAACGCGTGGCCCAGGTAGGCGGAAAACTTCGGGAAGTCATGGAAGACCGCCAGGTAACCAGGACAGAGGTCCAGGAACTCGAAATTCTCCTAACCGGGAAGCCGTAAATTGCCGGAAAGGCAATTTGATCAACATCAATGAAACAGTCCATCGAATTTTTTAAAATGAGCGGAAGCGGTAACGATTTTATTGTTATCGATAACCGAAATCAGAAAGTAAAAAACAATTCCGCAAAAACTTTTGTTAAAAAAGTATGTACGAAAGGTCTTTCTGTCGGGTCCGACGGCCTGATCCTGATCGAAAAATCAACCAAAGCTGATTTTAAATGGCGCTATTTTAATGCGGATGGCGAAGAGGTGACCTTTTGCGGCAATGGCTCACGATGTGCCGCCTATTTTTCGGTTTTAAAAAAGATTGCGCGTCCTTCTTTGACGTTTGAAACCAAAGCGGGCATTGTATCTGCCGAAGTAAAAAAAAATTCCGTCAAGGTCAGCATGATGCTCCCAGGTCGGATTGAGTTAAATAAAAATCTTTTTTTTAGCCAAAGAAAATGGGAAGGTCATTTCATGATCCTGGGCGTGCCGCACTGGATCCATTTTGCCAAGGATATTGACCTGATCAATGTTTCGGAGATTGGGAGCAGGGTTCGACACCATATGGAGTTTCTGCCGGATGGAACCAATGCGAACTTTGTTGACATTCTGAACGAACGTGAGATCAGAATGCGAACCTTTGAAAGAGGGGTTGAAGCTGAAACACTGGCCTGCGGAACAGGCGCCGTTGCCAGTGTGCTGACAGGACACATTCTATATAATTTGTCATCACCTGTTACGGTCTACCCAAAAGGAAATATCCCGCTGACCGTTTATTTTAAGAAGAGAGATAATGAGTTTTCTGACATTTTTCTGGAAGGAGATTCCAGAGTCATTTATGAAGGGATATTACATCCGGATGCCTGGAATTACTGAAGAAACAAGGATGCGGATACGAGGAGAGAGCCTATGAATAAGAAAATTTTTTCGGGAGTTATGACGGCAATGGTTACCCCGTTTGATCAGAACGGCAGGTTTGATTCACAGATCATGTCCCAGCTGATTGATTTTCAGATTGAGGAAGGGGTTGATGGAATCGTTCCGTGTGGATCCACAGGCGAGTCTGCCACCCTCAATCATCAGGAACATCAGGAGGTGATCGCATTTACCATCAAAATGGCAAAAGGAAGAACCCGTGTGATCGCCGGTACCGGCTCTAACAGTACAGAAGAAGCCATCGCCCTGACCCAGTTTGCCGAAAAGGCGGGTGCAGATGCCGCGCTTTTGACAACGCCGTACTACAATAAACCGACTCAGGAAGGTCTCTTTACTCACTATCAGAAGATTCACGAAAAGTGTCGAATTCCCCTTATTCTATACAATATACCGGGCCGTACCGGTGTCAACATGCTCCCCGAGACGGTGGCTCGGTTGGCGTCGCTTGAAAGGATTGTCGCAATCAAAGAGGCTTCGGGTTCCCTGGTCCAGATGATGGAAATCATCCGCCTCTGCGGAGATCAAATCAACCTGTTATCAGGAGATGACGGGTTGACCCTTCCTGTTCTAGCCATCGGAGGGAAAGGGGTTATTTCGGTGACTTCCAATATTTTTCCAAAAGCCCTGCAAATTCTTGTCGATTCGTTCAATCGGGGAGATATTCAAAAAGCAAGAGAGGTTCACTACCAATACCTTCCCCTTCATGACACGATGTTTCTGGAAACAAATCCGATTCCGGTAAAGGCGGCTCTCTTCCTGATGGGAAAATGCCCCAATACGCTCAGGCTTCCACTGACCCCCCTGTCGGACAAGTACCTGGAAAAAATGAAAAAAGTTTTGCATGAATACCACCTGATTCCATCGGGGAGTTCCGAAGGATGACTTCGATTTTAGTCAAGGGCGCCGGTGGAAGAATGGGCAACAAGATTATTTCACTGATCTTGGGGGATTCCCGCTTTCTTCTCTCCGGCGCGGTTGAAATGAAAGGCCATCCCGCAATTGGCAGGGATGCCGGCGAAATGGCAGGTGTGGGAAAATCTGGTGTCAGGGTTTCAGAAGAATTTCCCCCATCCGTTCAATCCGGGACCGTCTGTATCGATTTTTCCTCCCCAGTCTCAACGATTGCGACCTGCGATTGGGCGGAGAGGCGGGGAGTGCCCCTCGTGATTGGAACCACAGGATTTTCTTCAAAACAGATTGATTCCCTTGGCTCTACGTCAAAAAAAGTGGCCCTGGTTTTTTCTCCCAATATGAGCATCGGTGTCAATGTGATGTTTAAACTCCTCAAAGAAGCGGCTGCGAAAATGTCCCGAGACTACGATATGGAGGTTGTCGAGCTTCATCACCATCTCAAAAAAGACGCGCCAAGCGGAACGGCCCTCAAAATGGCTCAGATCCTGTCCGAGGCGATGGGAGAGAAACTGGAGGAGGTAGCCGTCTACCACCGGCAGGGAATGACGGGGGAGAGGAAAAAGAAAGAGATCGGGATTCAGTCGGTGCGCGCGGGGGATATTGTCGGGGAGCATACCGTCTATTTCGCGGGACTGGGAGAACGTCTGGAAATAACCCATAAGGCGACCTCCCGGGACAACTTTGCGCAGGGGGCGATACGGGCCGCGGAATGGGTGGTCAACAGACCCCCAGGAATGTATGACATGCAGGCCGTTCTGGGATTTTGAGATGATTGCATTCGTCGGAATAGGTGCCAATCTGGGAAACCGGCTGGATACGCTCCAGAGGACGATTGCGAGGATAAGCCGTTTCCCCCAAACCAAACTGTCTGGTCAGTCTTCTTATTATGAAACTGAACCCGTCGGAGGCGTTCGACAGCCGGACTATTTGAATGCGGTTCTTCGGATCGAGACTTCCCTTTCTGCAAGAATTCTTTTAACCCGTTTTCTCCAACTCGAAAAAATGGCTGGTAGAATCCGAACTCTTTTGAACGCTCCCAGAACGCTGGATATCGATCTCCTTTTTTTCGGCAAACAAATTATCAATGAAGAGGATCTCCTGATTCCTCATCCTCGTCTGCATCTTAGAAAATTCGCTTTGATCCCGCTGGCTGAGATTGCGCCCGAATGGAAACATCCTGTCTTTAAAAAGACGGTGCAGGAACTCTTAAAGATGAATACGTCGCCTGAATCGGTCCAAAAGTTAAAGCATGATTTTTCGGAGACTCTTGAAATAAAATGAAAGAGGCGACAAAAGATCATCGTTATATCGCAATCGAAGGGCCCATTGGCGTGGGAAAGACCACCCTGGCGCAAATGCTGGCCAAGGAGCTCAAAGGAAGGGCCATTCTTGAAAAGGTAGATGAGAACCCTTTTCTAGCCAAGTTTTATCACCAACCCGAACATTATGCTTTTCAAACGCAGCTGTTTTTTCTCTTTTCACGCTACCGCCAGCAGCAGGAACTTTTTCAACTCGATCTTTTCTCAAAAAGTACGGTTCTGGATTATCTCTTTGCGAGAGACCAGATTTTTGCGTCGATTAACCTGAATGATGAAGAATTTGTTCTCTATCAGCAGATACAGCAGCTCCTCCAGGGCCAAATTCCGAAACCAGACCTGGTGATTTACCTCCAGGCAGAACCCAAAACTTTATTTCAAAGGATCAAAAAACGGGGAAGAGAGTTTGAGAAGGAGATTGAAGAAGATTACCTGAACCTCCTGATTGAAAATTACAATCAGTTTTTTTTCAATTATGGAGATTCGCCTCTTTTGATTATTCAGACCAATGATATCGATTTTGTCCAGTCGAGGCCGGAGATGGAGGATCTGATCAAACAGATCCGCCAGATGAAAGTCGGTATGCAATATTACAATCCCATGAAAATAAAATAGCCAATCCCCGGCATGAAAACATTAATCAGTCTGAAAGAAATGCAGTCCGTTTCGTCGGCGATTCGGAAAGAGGGGAAAACGGTTGGTTTTGTCCCGACCATGGGGTTTCTCCACGATGGTCATCTTTCGCTGATAAGAGAAGCCTCTCGTCGTTGTGATCAGGTGGTCGTATCCATCTTTGTCAATCCGTTGCAGTTTGGTCCACTGGAAGATTTCAAAATTTACCCGCAGGATCTTGAAGGAGATACGTTCAAGTGTCAGTCTGCAGGAGTTCATTTCCTTTTTGTTCCCAAGAGTGAAGAGATGATTGAAGGAGGGACAAAGTCTTTCATTGTCATGGAAGAAATCATGGATCGATATTGCGGTGCGAGCCGTCCGGGTCATTTTCAGGGAGTGGCAACGATTGTTTTAAAGCTTTTGAACATCGTTCAGCCGCAGAATCTATTTCTGGGGGCGAAAGATTTTCAGCAGACGGTGATTCTTAAGAAATTGGTGCATGATTTCTTTCTGCCGGTCCAGGTCGAGGTGTTACCGACCCTTCGGGAGTCCGATGGGTTGGCAATGAGTTCGCGGAACAGTTACCTGACTCGCGAGGAGAGAAGAGCAGCAACCGTTTTGTATCGGGCGTTAATCACCGGAAGGGAGAAGTACGCTCGGGGAGAAAGAAGCGCTGAGGCAATCAAAAAAGAGATCATGAATGAAATCGAAAAAGAACTTGGAGCCAGAGTCGATTATCTGGACATTGTCCATCCGGAGAGTCTGGAACGGGTCGACCCGGTTATTCCAGCTGCCGTTATTCTCCTGGCGCTATGGATCGGCAAAACCCGCCTGATTGACAATCTCGCACTACCCGCAATGCCCTCTTAATTGTCCTTTCGTCAAAACAAATCATTACAAAATAATCCTTTTATAGATTCGAAGGGTTTAGTAAAATAACCCGGTTTAGGATTAGCTGATTCAATTCGGCGCCATTTATTCAAGGAACTTTTCATGCAAAAGAAAATGCCAAATCGATTCAGGTTTGTTCATGTATTGGGCTTCATCTCTCTTTTAACTCTCACCGGCGGAAGCTGTGACCAACAACTAAAATATATAACGCTCACCCCCGAGAGTCCGACAATCAGCCCGCCGGGTGTAGCGACCGCAGTCAGGTCGGGCGTTGTTAATGTAAGTGCCTCTATTGGAAGCATTTCTGGGAGTGTCCCTTTGACCGTTAGTTCAGCCACTCTTCAATCGATTGTTATTAAACCGGAAACCCCTATTCTGCCCAATAATGTGAACCTGCAATTGACCGCCGAGGGGCACTATTCGGATTTGAGCATAAAAAATATCTCTACACTGGTGAATTGGAGTACCTCCGATGCGACGGTCTCTTCGATTAGTCCTCTCGGTGTTGCAACGGTTGCGAAAACTGGGTCGGGAACTTCGGACATTTCTGCGACGATAAGTGGGGTGTCTGGGCACACCTTATTAAGTTTGGATAGTTCAATAACATTAAACTCCGTGACAATTGGGACTGCAACTACCCTTCCAGTAGGACTGAGCCGGCAATTTTCGGTTACCGCAAGCTATTCAGATAGTAAGCTGTATGATATTACCCCACATGTGGTCTGGAGCTCTTCAAATGGATCCTTCGTTTCGATCGACACAGGTGGATTGGCAACGGCCATTAGTCCGGGTAGCTCAAGTATCAATGCGGCATTAAATGGGAATCCGTTAGGGAATTCACCACTATTTACGGTAACCGCGGCGAATCTTGTTTCGGTGGCTGTATCCAATGCCTCCAATCTAACCACGATTCCTGGCGGGAGGAGTATTCAATATAAGGCGAATGGAACTTTTTCGGATACATCGACCCATGACATCACTTCCCAAGTTATCTGGAGCGTGGATAGTCCGACCAATGTTTTTGTCAATAATACGGGTCTGGCAACCGCAATTGGACCTGCAAATGCGACTTCTACGATTATTGCGACAACGACGCCACCGGGTTTTGTTACGCCGATAAGCGGGAATTCCACCTTGGTGATAAGCCCAGCAACACTTCAATCCATTACAGTAACGCCATTAAATCCCACGATTCCTGTCGGGTCAACTCAAAAATTCACGGCGGACGCGAACTATTCCGACGGAACCAATTATGATGTGACTTCGCTGGTAAGTTGGAGCACCGGAGCGGCAACGAATCCGATTGCCACGATGTTTACCGGAATGGTTCAACAGTTCAGGGCAATGGGGACTTACAATGGCGGAACCGTCGATATTTCATCTCTGGCCGCCTGGAGCACTTCAAGTTCTTCAATGACATCCGTGGCCAATGTTTATCCCTCAGGTTATGCGTTGGCCTTAGGACCTGGAACGGCTCAGATAAGCGCGACGCATGACGGTATCACAGCGAGCACTTCTTTATCGGTCAGCCCGGAAGTGGCT
This window encodes:
- the argF gene encoding ornithine carbamoyltransferase — protein: MKRDLLSLQDLSVEEIEILILRAMDLKEEIKKEILHQRLKGKTLGLLFEKASTRTRVSFEVAMAQLGGHSIFLSTYDIQLTRGETIRDTARVLSSYIDGLVIRTFAQDVVEEWARFSTIPIINGLTDLHHPCQILSDLMTLFEKRGNLKGLTLAYLGDGNNVANSLLEGTSKVGMNIKVASPKGYQPKESIVAEAKALAAKNGSRVEIMTDPKEAVRKADVIYTDVWVSMGQELEKKGFKEIFKPYQLNSEMLKLADPQALVMHCLPAHRGEEITDEVIESKSSVIFQQAENRLHIQKALLEMLLKKPGKSSSSRK
- a CDS encoding argininosuccinate synthase yields the protein MGKSDAKKVVLAYSGGLDTSVIITWLKENYRCRVIAFCADLGQEENLSEVRAKAIKTGADKVYVEDLREEFVRDFVFPMLRAEAIYEGEYLLGTSIARPLIAKKQIDIARKEKADAVAHGATGKGNDQVRFELTYFSLMPSVKIIAPWREWAFRSRGDLIDYAKENQIPVTASRSKPYSIDRNLFHTSYEGGILEDPWKEPPSEMFQMTLSPEKAPQKPQILEIGYEGGNPVALDGEQYSPANLLSRLNRIGGRHGIGRVDLVENRYVGMKSRGVYETPGGTILHKAHRALESITLDREVLHLRDSWIPRYAELVYYGYWYSPERKMLQVAIDQSQERVTGIVRLKLYKGNCLVMGRKSKNSLYQHSLATFDQEDVYNQKDAEGFIKLNALRLKLQSRKF
- the argH gene encoding argininosuccinate lyase; amino-acid sequence: MAVKKESHNKKLWGGRFSETTRLNVEKFTSSIHFDKRLARFDIEGSIAHCKTLHRAGILSRSESAKMIQGLETIQIDIEKGKFKFLESAEDIHMNIELRLIEKIGPVGGKLHTGRSRNDQVVLDLRLYLRSEAEEILGLLNHLQKVMILLAQKHLEAVMPGYTHLQKAQPVLFSHHILAYYEMFERDKERMGDLLRRVNVMPLGSGALAGSGFPLDREYTARLLSFPSVSQNSLDAVSDRDFVIEFHSFASICMMHLSRLSEELVLWSSSEFGFVELPDGFCTGSSMMPQKKNPDVPELIRGKTGHVYGNLVSALTLMKGLPLSYNRDLQEDKVPLFQTLDLIKPVLALTAELLSGLKVNRLALLEGTKSGFLLATDIADYLVGQGVPFRIAHEITGKIVRYCMECGKSLEELTIQEYWKFSRRFNNDIIDLTLNSSLAKRDVIGGTAKSRVVQRLNQLKKRHRIAD
- the lysA gene encoding diaminopimelate decarboxylase, yielding MDIFHDVTNQLYCEEVPVSKIAFEVGTPFYLYSYRSLTSQFKAYDAAFQDIPHLICYAVKANSNLAILKTFGKMGGGADIVSGGELFRSLRAGIPSEKIVFAGVGKMRGEIASALRTGIYLMNVESFQELQLIDEVAKSERKTAPVAIRVNPSIDPMTHPYISTGMKESKFGIDMEEALEVYLEAKSLTHVKMIGVHQHIGSQLTELAPFVEAIKKVAEFIQKVRSHDIHISVLDIGGGLGIPYEGESAPSPSEMAAAIIPILKPLGCRIILEPGRSLVGKSGSLISRVLYTKTSSDRSFVVVDAGMSELIRPSLYQAYHEIRPLVQADRPFKKVDVVGPVCESGDFFAKEREMGELYPGEYLAIMDAGAYGFSMSSHYNSRPNVPEVLVNGSHFSVIREREDFEDLVRREKIPPFLT
- a CDS encoding diaminopimelate epimerase, yielding MKQSIEFFKMSGSGNDFIVIDNRNQKVKNNSAKTFVKKVCTKGLSVGSDGLILIEKSTKADFKWRYFNADGEEVTFCGNGSRCAAYFSVLKKIARPSLTFETKAGIVSAEVKKNSVKVSMMLPGRIELNKNLFFSQRKWEGHFMILGVPHWIHFAKDIDLINVSEIGSRVRHHMEFLPDGTNANFVDILNEREIRMRTFERGVEAETLACGTGAVASVLTGHILYNLSSPVTVYPKGNIPLTVYFKKRDNEFSDIFLEGDSRVIYEGILHPDAWNY
- a CDS encoding 4-hydroxy-tetrahydrodipicolinate synthase — its product is MFSGVMTAMVTPFDQNGRFDSQIMSQLIDFQIEEGVDGIVPCGSTGESATLNHQEHQEVIAFTIKMAKGRTRVIAGTGSNSTEEAIALTQFAEKAGADAALLTTPYYNKPTQEGLFTHYQKIHEKCRIPLILYNIPGRTGVNMLPETVARLASLERIVAIKEASGSLVQMMEIIRLCGDQINLLSGDDGLTLPVLAIGGKGVISVTSNIFPKALQILVDSFNRGDIQKAREVHYQYLPLHDTMFLETNPIPVKAALFLMGKCPNTLRLPLTPLSDKYLEKMKKVLHEYHLIPSGSSEG
- the dapB gene encoding 4-hydroxy-tetrahydrodipicolinate reductase is translated as MTSILVKGAGGRMGNKIISLILGDSRFLLSGAVEMKGHPAIGRDAGEMAGVGKSGVRVSEEFPPSVQSGTVCIDFSSPVSTIATCDWAERRGVPLVIGTTGFSSKQIDSLGSTSKKVALVFSPNMSIGVNVMFKLLKEAAAKMSRDYDMEVVELHHHLKKDAPSGTALKMAQILSEAMGEKLEEVAVYHRQGMTGERKKKEIGIQSVRAGDIVGEHTVYFAGLGERLEITHKATSRDNFAQGAIRAAEWVVNRPPGMYDMQAVLGF
- the folK gene encoding 2-amino-4-hydroxy-6-hydroxymethyldihydropteridine diphosphokinase codes for the protein MIAFVGIGANLGNRLDTLQRTIARISRFPQTKLSGQSSYYETEPVGGVRQPDYLNAVLRIETSLSARILLTRFLQLEKMAGRIRTLLNAPRTLDIDLLFFGKQIINEEDLLIPHPRLHLRKFALIPLAEIAPEWKHPVFKKTVQELLKMNTSPESVQKLKHDFSETLEIK
- a CDS encoding deoxynucleoside kinase encodes the protein MKEATKDHRYIAIEGPIGVGKTTLAQMLAKELKGRAILEKVDENPFLAKFYHQPEHYAFQTQLFFLFSRYRQQQELFQLDLFSKSTVLDYLFARDQIFASINLNDEEFVLYQQIQQLLQGQIPKPDLVIYLQAEPKTLFQRIKKRGREFEKEIEEDYLNLLIENYNQFFFNYGDSPLLIIQTNDIDFVQSRPEMEDLIKQIRQMKVGMQYYNPMKIK
- a CDS encoding pantoate--beta-alanine ligase, with translation MKTLISLKEMQSVSSAIRKEGKTVGFVPTMGFLHDGHLSLIREASRRCDQVVVSIFVNPLQFGPLEDFKIYPQDLEGDTFKCQSAGVHFLFVPKSEEMIEGGTKSFIVMEEIMDRYCGASRPGHFQGVATIVLKLLNIVQPQNLFLGAKDFQQTVILKKLVHDFFLPVQVEVLPTLRESDGLAMSSRNSYLTREERRAATVLYRALITGREKYARGERSAEAIKKEIMNEIEKELGARVDYLDIVHPESLERVDPVIPAAVILLALWIGKTRLIDNLALPAMPS
- a CDS encoding Ig-like domain-containing protein, which gives rise to MQKKMPNRFRFVHVLGFISLLTLTGGSCDQQLKYITLTPESPTISPPGVATAVRSGVVNVSASIGSISGSVPLTVSSATLQSIVIKPETPILPNNVNLQLTAEGHYSDLSIKNISTLVNWSTSDATVSSISPLGVATVAKTGSGTSDISATISGVSGHTLLSLDSSITLNSVTIGTATTLPVGLSRQFSVTASYSDSKLYDITPHVVWSSSNGSFVSIDTGGLATAISPGSSSINAALNGNPLGNSPLFTVTAANLVSVAVSNASNLTTIPGGRSIQYKANGTFSDTSTHDITSQVIWSVDSPTNVFVNNTGLATAIGPANATSTIIATTTPPGFVTPISGNSTLVISPATLQSITVTPLNPTIPVGSTQKFTADANYSDGTNYDVTSLVSWSTGAATNPIATMFTGMVQQFRAMGTYNGGTVDISSLAAWSTSSSSMTSVANVYPSGYALALGPGTAQISATHDGITASTSLSVSPEVALESIMVTPANLNLSVGTRQQYTATGLYHDGSNNNLTPFVTWSSDPIPNTPLAATITATGLVTVIGPSQSKAIISARIGSYTGNTLLTVP